A part of Leptospira congkakensis genomic DNA contains:
- the gatC gene encoding Asp-tRNA(Asn)/Glu-tRNA(Gln) amidotransferase subunit GatC: MDEKELKNIANLAKLNIEDTDISSMLNDFSRIVQYVDEIKNLDTSSVGDDEIYEQIFYELRKDLAENGLKRDDLAKIAPSYENGYVVVPKVIET; this comes from the coding sequence ATGGATGAAAAAGAGCTAAAAAACATTGCCAATTTGGCAAAATTGAACATTGAAGATACTGATATTTCCTCTATGTTAAATGACTTTTCTCGGATTGTTCAATACGTAGATGAAATCAAAAACCTTGATACTTCTAGTGTTGGTGATGATGAAATTTATGAACAAATTTTTTATGAACTAAGAAAGGACTTAGCAGAAAACGGTTTAAAAAGAGACGATTTAGCAAAAATTGCTCCTTCCTATGAAAATGGATATGTTGTAGTTCCAAAGGTAATTGAAACATGA